The DNA sequence TCTCTTTTTatcacaattatattataaaatatgtataatgatgATGAGGATGTGTGTGTGGGTGCGAGAATTTGTGGGTTGTGGATATGTGGATGTGTGGGTGTAAAACTGTACGGGTTACGGATTTACGGATTTTTGTTGCACTTTAACGCATAAATAGCCTAACGTATTTTGATGCAACGTCACGATTACATAACCTACACATCAGAATAACACGtgtactataatttattaagaaattccATGTAGTTACTACAGGATCAAGGCATACCAACTGTTTtgtgtttatgaaaaatttatgacgCGGATGATCTTCCAAGAAAACtagaatgatataaataaaaaagttctaAGGTCCTTAAGTAAGTCCTTAAGTAAGCCACCGTTAGTATTAAAaacgaaaagaaaaattttaaacagttaaGATTTCACAGAGGCTTCTTATGATCTAGTTTCTTACAAACTACTACTTCGTCCTTATAACGGGCGGAAAGCTTTTGAACTTTGTCTTattctaatgagatctaagattttcgcgagttttattcacttaaatgaaactaatatttttcggataaactacgcggatttttattattttaaaaaactacataatcccgagaCGAGATGTATCTCGTctgcctgtgatcacggttgctgaaaagtgaccgaaacgtcggtaaaaacgaagtaatttattttgataagacttaatactgtatttatgtaaataggttttcaataaacgctttagaatgtcaatttttaaaagttgtaaaatgaatatagtatgttatccttaagagatagacatatgccatcgcggacttttctatataaaatacacaattccaccagaCATTGTTTTCTTATATCTCAAGGGGTtttggcagcgttttcgttaaaagctcacAGATGGCTCATGTTTTTCCGACaccttcaacaaatatcgttaatgtacacacagatcaatacaaaaccttgacaaattatatattaaaacctttttcgaCAATCACGCTATAGAGTGGTGAAAACCGTTTGGCAATCGGTGCAttagtttttctgtttattgcgaacagacagacagatgcAGCGAGGTActttatctatacatataataagacagtaaaaatcgaatgtctgtacatgaaatatttatccaaaaaactgataggaggcaattaaagaagagtcatagaaaccaaaaaaaacaatttttggtttttttgtctgtctgtctggtacgttataacttcaaaactactcaacggatttgaacgcggttttcacagttggattacatataattcggagtattgttaaaactttgtttcgtcaaTATCGCTTaagggaaaaagaagttacggtcaattgaaaatttacttcaaggactgcttcaaaacttttaaacactacaacttaatattgattagttatatattatatattagttaagttaagttgtatataatatattagtaactaaaaaaatatgttcttatatatgttaatcttattattaaaacttatgagaggtaacaaaaataacaaataagaaaGTGCGCGCGGGCGCGCGGGCGCGGTTGTAGTGTTGAACACTGTGCTCGATAGATGGAGTTGATAAAATACGTCATCAACCTAGATCCCGGTGTTAAGATTCTCCGTTGTGTAATGACTACGAGGCGGTTCGAAAATTCATAGTCGTTTGTTGGTTGTGGTTGTCTATCAATggttttcttttgtttgttgGTTGTGGTGTGTTTGGTCATTTGTTATCATCTGTTttctgtatgttattattttaagtttgatatattgTATATGGTTATGCAAAAAGCGACTAAGACGCGGGCGGAGCcgcgggcaacagctagttttataatatgtatagatagatgaaatcaaatagaaaaaaatatattttgtataacacAAATAACGAACaacaaatagtaaaaaaatgaaaaaatgcaATGAAAATTTAGGCTACCAACgtgaataaatgaaaaactttaataaacgtatttaaaGATTACAATTTCTATAGAAATTAATCACCAACATttgatataaagtttaaattagaaCGGCATGTCtgcttcatatttatattgttacatattaaaatatagttatggCATATGAATTTTTCGCAGATTCTTTGCTGTTTTATATCCTCTAAAACTGTCTGTGGCTAGAAAGAGAAGCAGACAAATGTTGTATGCTGCATGGACCGTAGCACTGTGCTGTAGTCTGCCTCAGGtaaggattttaaataaaaaatacccaTCGAATCTAATTGGATGCAAGTTTGTCGCTTTAGAAACATGTTCTGAATAACtcaaaagttaattataattactatcaCACATAAAAGATGAGTCTAGTGTTCGTTTTTATTGCCAAGactttttataagatttagaGGAATCATCAAAGAATAAGATAATCCCAAAAACCGGAAATGTAAAAAGGggcatttgtttttatgaatgGGATGAatctataaatcttttaaggCCCCACAGAAATCGTTGGTATGAAGggttttgtttaaagtttGATGGCGCGAAATTGCAAATGATGTTGAGATGTTAGTAAAAATTAGAACTGGTTGCACATTGGTTAAATCAACGAATCCTCTAATACCAACGAAATGCTGACAGCTTCCGTCTTCTGAACCCCTATTCAGACGGGAGCTCAGCTGGGGAAGAAAGTAACAGTGCTATTTaacaaagtttataatatttaccataAATTCTAAATCCAACTTTACtcaatttctataaatactGTTATATAATGCGTGACACAGATTAATTGtccgtttattttttacacaaaatatttctgCAAGAAGAATATGTTGATTTATTGTTCGAAATTACTTGTTGGACATTTGTAAAACCACTTGACGCGGAGTATCTTACTATACTTTAtgatatatcttaatattatcttccttcctttataaaataatttaattgatacaaaaattacttttttctttataacaaatCTCTCAGTCAGTCCGATTGTTATTGTTGAGGGATTATAGTCCGTTTGATCTAGTTTTTATTCCAGAGCGCTGTGTTTCGTGTGATGCATCACCCGTACGTGTCTGGCTTCGAGCAGTGCGTGTCCTTCGACGCTTTCTCAAGTGTCCGTTTGGAAGTGGCGTACAACGTGTTTTGTTTGTGCGCCATGTATTTCGTGCCTTTGTTAGTAATCACAGTATGCTATGTGTGCATTTTCTGTGAAATACGAAGGAGCAGCGATGAAATTAACGGTATAATATCATCgtttcgtttaattttttggtttctatatTAACAGTTTgttgtgtattaaaaatattatgaataaagtatttctctgtaacttttttatatacatacagaaTGATAAACTCGCTGTTTGATATAGCGAATAGCTTCGTTAGTAAATCGACTAGGACCTGACTTCATGACAGTCATGACTTGTAAAGCCgatgttaatgaaatttttcctGAATgctcaaatttttattcaaataaaaatctgtaatctaaaacaataagaaactattttaaatcatagtatattaatatataataacagacGAAAGGAAAAATTTTGTCTTGATTTGACattcacttaaaattatttttccgtTTCGATTGCtagcaacaaaaatatatttgaattaacttTTTGAACGATCGAGTAGCTTTGGACTTGTGACTGTATCAGTAAAGCAAAAATGCATGTTGCAAAGACATATCATCTTTACGTTAAGCTATTCTCTCCTTACACATGAGATAGATGAGATaaagattttgtataaatgtttttcacaaacaaaattccatacacacacatattaaGAAGTAGTGTGATTGTGTCAATATAAACACTACAATATGTCAGTTTTTCTATTCagcaatttcataatttactcTTTATTGTCTTTAATTTCCAGTCTAtataatgacatattttaatagcatatatttgtgttaatCAGCTAAATGTCGAAGCAGTATAAACAGTGTTCGTCTACGGCGATCCGATGGACGGATGCTGGAGAGAGCTCGCCGTCGAACTCTTCGGATGACTGTCATCATAGTCACAGTGTTCGCGCTGTGTTGGCTACCGTACGCGACAATGGCTATGTGGTAAGAAAGTTGTACTATTGTAAGACAGAGTCCATGTACATTAATATGGATCAAAGTCATCATAAATACAGTATAAaggaacatttaaataaaaaaattacacaatttTTCTATGATTACtatgcgttttttattattttaaactacatgaTCCCGACGTTGCGGTTACTTtgagcgaccgtgatcacagacagacatctcgtctgttGATCACGGTTGCAACAAAATAACCGAACTTcaggagtgtgtagtttttagaataataaaatacgcgtagtaatccgaaaaatataagtttcattaatGGGGGGGGGATTATTAGCGGCACTTCTTTATTTCTCCTTTGCAATAATAGCAATAGACGTGTTATATACTCGATGATGATGATGCTAAACTGTATCACAGGTATATGGTTGATCGCGAGTCTGCATCCCGAGTCGCTCCTCAGGTTCAGGACCTCTTGTTCGCGATGGCTGTGTCCAACTCCTGTATGAATCCCCTCGTGTATGGTTCATATGTGTTACGACTTAGCGGCGTAATACACagagtttttaagaaaatctgTTGTAGATCCACAACTTCTGATACCGTTGGTAAGTTcagagttattttatttgcaacacacacacaaagaGAATAtgcacacatacacacataaatTTACACATAGGAACTATACAGTCTGGTTTTGGTCTGCTGATCTAAAGTGTACGTTTGCAAcaaatttttctctttttctgcttacaatattgttttttcattatagtttatttacttattattttattaggtaACTCGGGTTCAAGTTCCTTGAAGAACAGGAACAACGTTCCAGTAACATGCTTGACTAAAT is a window from the Danaus plexippus chromosome 19, MEX_DaPlex, whole genome shotgun sequence genome containing:
- the LOC116768034 gene encoding adipokinetic hormone/corazonin-related peptide receptor variant I-like, producing the protein MEVSNSNNITNGESTTSSVDRQFWEYFDTEERNITWDDIGRQQGAVLSVYGVLMMVGAAGNLAVLIALSRTRRRRSRVDLLMTHLAIADVCVTCGVIPLEIGWKYTNAWLVGNLLCKILLVMRAFGLYLSSNVLVCISIDRFFAVLYPLKLSVARKRSRQMLYAAWTVALCCSLPQSAVFRVMHHPYVSGFEQCVSFDAFSSVRLEVAYNVFCLCAMYFVPLLVITVCYVCIFCEIRRSSDEINAKCRSSINSVRLRRSDGRMLERARRRTLRMTVIIVTVFALCWLPYATMAMWYMVDRESASRVAPQVQDLLFAMAVSNSCMNPLVYGSYVLRLSGVIHRVFKKICCRSTTSDTVGNSGSSSLKNRNNVPVTCLTKSVKNGRVGPRLGVRFAETTLTPPPERGEVKSGQVKCRGRA